ACAATTCACGCAGGAAGTAGTCAATTCGAGTAGTAACACGAGAATGATCAAGCCGGCAACCGATCGGAAGAACTTGGAGTCTGCCTGCAGCCTATTAACCTCAGAGGCTGAGGCCGGCTCATTGATGGCTATGTTGACGCTGGCCCACTTAAACAGGTTAGTGATGCGCTTATGCCTATTCTTCGACGTTTCCCGCGTCTCCGCCGGACTCAGCGGTGCGCGCTGCTCCTTTGCGAAATCGTCGATCTTGTACGACTCAGCACAGTTGAGAAGGTACTTACCACTTGGTCTGTTACGAACATAGTAGCGATCATAGAACCAATCCAGGTGGCTGCTCAAGGCAAAGAGCAGGTGGCCGAGAAAGTACGAGGCAAGCCCAAGCGTCAGCCAATTCAGGCTGTCACCGTTTTTCAACATGATGATCTCTGGCCCCGGGTATTCACTTATATACAGCAGATAAATCGTCAGAATCGCACCGGGCAAAATGACCGAAAAGAAATCGATGACACCGATGAAGAAATCTCCCGGCTTAAAACTCATCTGAGACCTCAGTATTGGGCCAACTTGGGACACCACATCCAGCAAAGCAGAGGATTTCGGACAGTGGTGATTAACGCAGAGCGGTCCGCATCGTACTCATGCTTCTCCCAGCTTACGGTTGTGGACTTACACTGTCAATGTTTTTATAGATTCTCAGCCAGCCAACCAAAACAAAAATCGGCTTGATTGGACCGGTGCATTGCCGTACCTTGGCTACTTCTGAAAAAGGAAGAAAAGACCCTCGCATCTCAGACCGGAGGAAACGATGACACGACTCCTGGCCACGACGGTAGCCCTCACGCTTTTGGTCTCCATCGCAATCGGCGGCGTAACTTCAGCGGAGGCAGCTTACCGTACCCCCAAAGAAATCAACCAGACCCTCAAAGAGTTGGCCAACCAGCACAAGAGTAGCGCCGCGCTGGCTGAGTTGACGCGCACACCCGGCAACCGTGAGCTATACATGCTCGAATTGGGCGCCAACGACAGCAAACTTCCGGCCATCCTGGTGGTAGCGAATATGGAAGGCAACAGTCCGATGGCCAGTTCAGCGGCCCTTGAGTTGGCGCGACTGTTGTTAACCGACTGGAACGATGAACTCGCGACGCATCGCTGGTATATTCTGGCCTGCGGCAACCCGGACGGCTATGCGCGATATTTCAGCAAACCGCTGGCCGATGCTCAAGTGAACGAACGTCCCTTCAACGCCGACAAAGATGACGCCACCGACGAAGACGGACCCGAGGACCTCAACGGCGACGGCTATATCACATCGATGCGACAGGCTCACCCGGAAGGCACTTATGTCGAGGTAACCGATAATCCGCTCTTCATGCGCGAGGTCGACAACGCCAAGGGTGAGGTGGGCATGTATCGCCTCTTCAGAGAAGGTGTCGACAGCGATGGCGACGGCAAACTGAACGAAGACGGACCCGGCGGCGTCAATCCCGGTCACAACTTCCCACACAATTTCAAGCACTACACCAAAACCGACGGCCCCTGGTCGGCCAGCGAAGCAGAGTCGCGGGCACTGTTGCGATACTGTTTTGACCATTCTGAAATCGCGATGACGCTGACCTTGGGACGAACCAACAGCCTAAAAAATGTGCCGGAGAGCAACCGTCGCGCCGAAGCCGGCGGTGACAAGTTCAAACTGCCGAAACGATGGGCCAAGCGGATGGGCGTTGATCCCGAAAAAGAATTCCCCATGAAAGTGCTCCTGCCGATGGCCCGCGACTTCACGGGATATAAAGAACTGACCGAAGATATGCTGCTCCAGTGGCTCGATGCCGGCGCCAAGGTCAACCCGGATAAGAACGACTTAGGCTATTGGAAAGAGATCAGCAAACGATTCAACGATTTCCTCAAAGAAAACGAGCTCGATGGCAAGGCCCTTGACGCCCCCGGCTTCTCCGATGGATGTTTTGAGGAGTGGGCCTACTATCAGTATGGTGTTCCGAGTTTCAGCCTCAACTTCTGGACTTTGCCGGAACCCAAGAAGGAAGAAAAGAAAGCGGATGACTCCAGCCTGACCTTGGACCAGTTGGAAGGTATGTCCACCGAAGAGGTGGTTGCGCTCGGTGAGGAAAAGATAGCCGCCTTTCTCAAGGCTCAGGATGCTCCCGAGCAATACACGGCGGCGATGGTCATCAAGGGCCTTGAGGGCGGCATGATGAACCCTAAGCGGATGGCCAAGATGATGCGCAAGTCCCAAAAAGACGATGACGAAGGCGGCGCCGACGAGAAAGACGAAGCGCTGTTTGCGTTTAATCCGGATGCG
This DNA window, taken from Candidatus Zixiibacteriota bacterium, encodes the following:
- a CDS encoding M14 family zinc carboxypeptidase, which encodes MTRLLATTVALTLLVSIAIGGVTSAEAAYRTPKEINQTLKELANQHKSSAALAELTRTPGNRELYMLELGANDSKLPAILVVANMEGNSPMASSAALELARLLLTDWNDELATHRWYILACGNPDGYARYFSKPLADAQVNERPFNADKDDATDEDGPEDLNGDGYITSMRQAHPEGTYVEVTDNPLFMREVDNAKGEVGMYRLFREGVDSDGDGKLNEDGPGGVNPGHNFPHNFKHYTKTDGPWSASEAESRALLRYCFDHSEIAMTLTLGRTNSLKNVPESNRRAEAGGDKFKLPKRWAKRMGVDPEKEFPMKVLLPMARDFTGYKELTEDMLLQWLDAGAKVNPDKNDLGYWKEISKRFNDFLKENELDGKALDAPGFSDGCFEEWAYYQYGVPSFSLNFWTLPEPKKEEKKADDSSLTLDQLEGMSTEEVVALGEEKIAAFLKAQDAPEQYTAAMVIKGLEGGMMNPKRMAKMMRKSQKDDDEGGADEKDEALFAFNPDAFVAWQPYSHPTLGEVEIGGMIPMSDITPPSETADEMINKQLPFIRDLAKLTPQLTIKKVKTTRRSADVWHVEAWIANEGFLPYPTHQGKRCQRPAPAVAKISGRPVDFLEGRPRRPLGLLGGSGGVEKVSWLVKAKDGSEVTIEAHSFSAGADKKVVTLKEATR